DNA sequence from the Daphnia carinata strain CSIRO-1 chromosome 8, CSIRO_AGI_Dcar_HiC_V3, whole genome shotgun sequence genome:
TTGTAAACTTTTGAATTGCATCGGCTTCAAGCAATGGCAGTCACTCATTCCTGTATGCGCTAATTGATCAATAGTTTATTTAACCACCTCTTTAAAACAAACGCGCTTTTTTTTGCACTCTCTTGATAGTTGACGAAGTTTACATTTAGCGAAGTTTACATGTAGCGGATTTTACTTTAGCGAGGGCTGTGTGTTAGGTTGTATTTATCAAATGCCAATTATCTTTTAATCAATAaatttatattcttttctcGGAAGATCAAGTTATGATAAAATGTGAAAACTCCTGTTTAACAAAGATAGCCAGTCTTTTCTTTGAGCCGTTTATGCTGAAAACGGACTAATCTGGCATGAGCTCATGCCGAAATCGAAGACGTTAACGAAACCGCAGCGACCTAAATGATTTTTGGATGTGTAAGGAGCTCGGCCACCAGCCGATCCTGTGCAAGTGGACTGATTGATGTCACTTTCCCATCCGGCTAAAATCATAAACAGAAGGCAATTTTAGCAAACGATATTGAAATCAATGCACATTATCGACTATGCACCTCCATTAGTTAGATACGCTTTCACTTCGAACCAGCCATTTTCACTCTGCGAGCAATCCATGTCGAATTCGACCATCCAGTAATGTTCTCCCCAACTACACAAAGTGCAGTAATAcatgaaaagaagaataggTGTTTTTGTTAGTGACGAGCACTGAGAAAAAGCGCTTTCGTTTTTCCACTTGTATTCCAAAACGAGTATTTCTTACCTGTTGAGGCTTTGGTATCCGGGGCTGGATGCCGAGTTTGAAGTCCAAGCCAATGGAGTTCCTTCCGCCGATTGACCCATGTAAGATCCTTGTCCTGGTTCTACTCCATACCAATCAAGGCGGCTATCACCGGTGCTCCAGCTGTTGTACTTATCGTAATGCGAACTTGTTCCCAGTGATTTTATCTGTTAAAGAAATCACCAATAATGATTTCGAAAATTCACGGATTCAGTATAGCATTCATACCTGGAAATCAATGGCGCAGGTGGACGTGATATCTTGAGAGCAACCAGGGCGAACTGCAGAATCGACTCCTCCGCGGATGAACAGATCCTGTCCAGGAGATGTTTGCTTCTTGACGAAGACTACCGTACGCTGAATGCCCGTCATTGGCGGCGGAGTCGGTCCGGCTGTTGTCGTGACTATAGGTCCTGGAGTTCCACCGCCGCCACCACAACCAATACACACAGCCATAATAGGCTCTTCGTAGTTATTGATGTTAACCTGAGCCGTGCCATCGGCTCCTACTTGGATCGATGATGCGCAATCGTCGATAATGTTGCAGTAACTACCGGCAGGCAAaccttcattaaaaaaaaatgtacagaaGATTGAAAAATGAGGCCAATGATGTTTTGAAATGTATGAAGTAACAAAAACCTGTTTGGAGAGTTTCCGTCATTGAGCCTTGTTTGGCCATAGCGAAGAAGCCCTTATTGCCGCGTGAGAATGCTACAGCGTTACCGTTGTTCCAGTAATTCGACATTGTTGTACCTGCCACAAGGTTACGGAATTCCACCTACAATCAAATccacaatataaaaaataaacaagagagtcgaaacaaatagaaataataCCATTTTCTTCATGACGTTCCAGCGATGCTCGCAAACCCAACCACCACCGCAGCTCCCGTCGGCGTTGATGATGACATCAGCCGTGCTGTTTTGAAAGAGGATTAAACAAAGTGTTAGAGCAACACCCGTTTGAACCAGAAAAGCTCTTACTATGATGAGAAATCAATTCGAATTACCTGTAACCTCCGTTGGAAGGTGGTCCTTCATCGGAATTGGTGAAATAGTAGCTACTCATGATGCGAGTAAATCCGTAATCTTGGGCAAGAGTATAGGCCACAGCTTGTTTGTAGTCGCGTGGTGCTTCGTGCATGATAACATTGCCTATCATCATTcgagtattacaaaaaaagagacaaggCATTGTCAGAATTTGTAGCGCGCACATCCCGAAAAAAATCCAGCTAGCAATCAAGATAATGCATTAGTGACATACCGCCTCCTCCATGGCCGCGCTGATTGTCGTGATTGTCGACAAAAATGAAGGCTCTGTCGGAACGAGCCATACCCCAGCCATAATCGATCAAGTTGCTCAGCTGGCCGTAGTCCTTGATACCCCACGCGATTTTAGAACAGTAGCGGAATTCAGTCACGtacccttttgttttcgtaatCAGCGAAAAAGGCTTCATTAATGTAGAACTAGAGATACCATCGAAGTAACTTAAGCGTAGGATTAACCTGTATCGTAGTATTCGTCGACTTTAATTGCGCCGTCGTTTTGATCGATAACTTCCTGAAACACGTAAAATTTCGATCCTGCCGGGAAGCCTTGATCAGTGGGCAAATCGTTCAGTCTGGACAAGATGGCTGCAATATCCTTTTTTTAACAAATCATTGCACGTTAATTAACGTCTGATTGTTCCTTATGAATTCTAGGACAATTACAACGCCGGCTGAATGTTTAATAAAGCCATTCTTCCCTAAGATAAGGTTATGAAAtgattaaaacaaataaagctgCACCAACTTTTTTGAATTCCCTCTTTCTCTAATGAACATCGCAATGCGTTACTTTTCACTAGCTCTTTGAAATTTCCAAGGAATATAACCTACCTCGGGCCACATGTGCTTGGCTGCGTCGATTCGAATGCCAGCCACTCCAACTTGAATCAAGTGGTTGAAATAACCAGCCACAGCGTCCCGGACGTAGTCTAGTTTCCCGTACAAGTCAGTCAAACTGACTAGGTAGCAATTACGCACGTTGGCCGGGTTGCTGTAGTCGTTGACGTTACCTTAGCAACAGAAGTCAATGATTATTTTCTACTGTCTTTTAGCATTTTACCCAATTTTGTcacattttgaaaagagaataaaaaaagaagcaagagaaaaaaatatcataCCATCGCCTGAAGGACATTGATCGCGTGGAGTGAAGTGTTCCGCCCTGTATGGAACACCGGGGAAATCGCGAGCGTCGCCAACGGAGTTATAGGTCGATCCTCCGTCAGCTGTGCCAGAACGTCCCGTGCCAGTCATGTGATTTACAACAGCATCGACGTAAATCCTGATAGAAATCAATAGAATTTCACACGTGATGTACGAcggcaaaagaaaacgtacCGCACTCCAACATTGTTACACCGGCGGACCATGTCAACGAAATCAGCTTCGCTTCCTGATCGAGAGTACAGTTTGTAGCTGACTGGCTGGTAACGCTGCCACCATGGGTAATTGTTTTCTGGTAGAATTACATGCTCAGTTGGTGGTGATACCTAGAATAAAACCAAACAATTTAACACGGAAGCTTTCTCCGTCGATTATGGGGACGAAACAATTCGATGTCATCAAGTCATCAGGATTGGATTGTATAAAGTCTCACCTGGACACtgtggaaaagaaagaagctaGTTAAGAACAATGTCTTTCAATTTTAAGAATCATATACTTGCCCGCAAAACCCAGCGCCAGCTAGGTAACGTTCGCATTCGGCAGCGATATCTGTCCATTTCCATTCAAAGAGATGAACCATAACCTGTTTGCCATTGCAGTTGGGATCATAAAGAGCCAAGCAGTGGCTGGCCAAACTAAGAAAGAGCAACCAAcgtaacatttctttttctctgtttaAAGGTGTTATTGAGGCAACACCGTCAAAGTGTTCCAGATCGAGCCCTGACAAACAGTCACTGACCGATCAAAGTTCTCTCTCCTTTTGCTGACACGTTTCTACTATTCTTATATAGGTGGGCCTTTATCGTCCTGTTTACCTTGTTCGATGTTCTCCATTATCCGATTGTGGAGTCTGTAGTCGCTTATGTTCACGAGCCTTCTATGACCTTCTGATAGCAAAATCCCAAGTCCTTGCGGTTCAATATATTAAAGTGCGTAGTCTTGCATACTGTGTGATATACTCAGTACACAAGTTTAACGCATTATTTACCGACAAGCGGCACGTTCAAGAAAGTTTTAACGCATTATCAATTAACCAAGGGACTGAAGGCAATCAGGCTCGTGACTGACAATGTAAATCCACCTGAAAACCAATCCATGTAATTAAAGAACAGCCATCCTTAGTTCTGCGTTTCTGAAAATCATATAAAAGTTCTTGAGACGTTATTACATAATGTATGCAACGCGAGGGGAACGAGAAATTGTTTACAACTATTTGTTTTCGCCTTCAAATATTTGTCAAAGGGATTTCGTGATAGAGACATCTAATCTGCATGTCAGATTACGTGATGGCTTCGTATCTTTACGTACATAATTCGTGATTTTCATCGTGTGGTTGGAGATTTAGCGTCCTTCTACTCACCCTTCTTTCCACCTACTGTACATAACGCCTAACTTTCTATTTCACTCGTTTCGGcgttttcattaaaaaagttatgatgaaCGTCATCcgagttttattttaaaaccatAACTGCCATGCTAATTCCacgcaacaaaagaaaattgcactACAATATGCTTACAGagaacatcaattaaaattcaCGAAAAAAGCGATTAGTTCGAACAACTCACCGTGCTGACAGGGAACACGTACAGGCAATAAAAACTTTCAGTAGGTATACATGTTAAGCTAAACTTAGGGATACTGCTAAACTCCTGCGTCTTCCGTCACACACGAAATTGTAAAGCCTAGTTAAAAGCACGATAAGTTTCGACAACGTCACAAAAACAATCtttgaaaagaacaacaaggCAAATTTCAAACTAACAGCCAGGCTATTAAAAGGCCCACTGACGTTTAAGAAAAGGAGTGGgctaaaagaaatgaaatgctTTGTCGTGCAAATTGTTTTTACCTCTTTCGTTTCCGGTCATGGACGATAGCGGCATCTTCAGGTGCGCACCCccaccctttttctttcagcaaAGGTTAGGCGACTTAAATGAATTTAAACATTCTAGAAAACCCACGACCAAAAACAAACTATATCCCATGAGATGTTGTTAACTTTATAACACCGTACTcagtaaatgaaaaaaaaagttcttgaAGATAAACGAGATTTTGAAGGTAAAATCGATTATTCAAATACGTACCCGTGCAAAACTGTTAACATAGCCTCTTTTAAGGCGAACTCAATTCCAGCTGATGATCCccaactttttaaaaaaagaatttccaaattttatttctgttCTGCGTCATAACAGACGTACCGCAAGGTGGGCGTTTGACTaacaaagaggaaaaaaggggatcaTGGATTTCGCGAAAAAGCATGGCCCACGTATCACGCCAAGTGCGGTCAGTTGGAACAAAAGCACTTGCATCTTTGGGCCGCCTCCCTACGGCCAAAACAATTTGCATTTCGATGAAGACAATTGTCCTAGCGGATGACCTTTAAACAAGAGACTGAAGTTACCACGGGTTAGCAACTATACCAACACATCACAGCCTTATATGTTTCTAGCGTTCGGTTTCGATTCACGGTCCCGGCCGCTTACCACGAACGCTGATAGATGTCGTGAGACGATCGTCAACGACGAAAAATTCTTTGCATCCGGAGtaggaagataaaaaaaaaagaattcgtttCATCCGTTTAATGTCCAGTCGCATTTCTAGTTGGCCGGAAAATGTTACCTTTATTGTTCTTACAAGAATAACCAATTGGCCTTGCTGCTCCGGCCTATTGTTCCAGTAGCTTCCATGATGGTTCCGGCTACTGACATTGTTGCACAAATTGGACTTACAGCCGGAGAGAGCAACAGCCTGGAAAGCAGCCGAAGCTTTTGTTCACCCCCACGACGCATACACACAGGCACGGCAGCTCTAGCCGACCAAGCCCGTCTTTTATTTGTCACGTCCAAAGGTCCCACGTCTCTCGGACTTTTGAAGGTCAGGACTGTCGTAACTCGAAAAGAATAGCTCTCTTTGGCCCGAATGCGATTTGATATCGACTTTCCTTATTCTTCGTTAATATAATGTAACAAGCTTTTGATTTGAGCTTGCCTTGCGACGTTCCTCTTTTAGCCGGCCAATGATGACATATTTGATATTGTAATCAATGACATATAAAGGTAACCCAGAAACGACAGAGGGTGCGTGGGTCTGTTGCAGCGAGTGGGTAACGTATAACCTTTGCAATCAATAAACCGGTGATTGCGATCCGTCGCTGTCACAGATGAATCCCTCCGGAAGAGAAGTCAGAAGCTGAAGACCTTTAGGTTCATTTAAAAGTTGCAATAAAAACGCAAACCACTCGTGTTAGATTTATTCAGCACAAGTCGTACACAGACGCTTCTACGAtattcttatatatatatatatatatacaagaaGTCAACTGTTTGTCTATGCGCAAAGAAAAGTACGTCAAAGTGATGCGCCGGGAATTCTCGATCTGTTGTGCGAGTTGTTCCTGATTGCATCGCTATTCGATATACAGTGGAAGCCAACAAATTGTCACCCGTCTTATAAACATTGTTGAAcaggcaaggaaaaaaaaaaaacggcgggGATTTAAGTTGGTCCCAAAGTCAGAGATGCTGCGCTTGGCAGCTTCCAAACGAATTCCGACGACGACTATATCCAATCTGGACGAAGCGATCGAGCTATACAGTCGACAGCAGCGTTTTTCCGCGTTCtattttgcctttcttttttttctctctctcttctttggCGCTTGTCTGTTGTACAAGTCGGAGACCCCATTGAAGTGGTAATCGTCCAACCGTTACTTGCCAGCGCCGGCGTTTGTTaaaaaagtttcttttgtGCCAACTACAATCTAGGAAATGCTATGCGAGACTTTAATTTAAATGAACTGAACTGTGATATCATTTTCAGCGAAACGCATGCATATCAGCCATTCGTTGGAATTGAGTTTGGCCTCTTCATTTTTCGTAtcccatatatatatatgtatacaggCCCGTCACGTCAATTTACATTGCCCAAAAGTAGAcatttaaataattgttttgaACTTTGCCACGCTCTTCGTGGCAGTTTCACCTATTATTCTTAACGATTGCATACTTCCCGCCCTATAGCCAAACGAAAGGGCCGGGTTCGCGAACtaagctttttattttgattttttttctcaatgaaAGTTGGAAAGCTAAAGAACCCTCCCACAAGTCGCATATGTATAGACTATATGGCAACGGCCAGCGCAAACCCCATATGTTTATTGCCATTTATTTCACGAGGGCGGGAGGTCTTTGAAAAGTTTTCTTGATTGCAAAACTTCTCAAGGActcaaataataacaataaaaaaaaaatccccccaAAAATTACTGCCGGCGAAGGAAAACTTGAAGGCGTAAAAGAGTGCTGAATATGTGCGCATAGCGGGGCGGACAGAGATTTCATGTCTAGAAGgtgaaacaaaaatctttACAGACAAAGATAAACGCGCTTGTTTATAGCGATCAAGTTTGTTGACAACAATCGAACCAATCGGCTGATCGCAAATGGATTGAATCAGCAGGAAGTAATGAGACATATGACGttgtcttcgtttttctttgagCAGTTCAACTTGATGATGTTAGTACACGCAGCGTCGTATACAAACGATATCGGTTCCCTGAACAGAAAAACGAAGGTAAGGAAAAACCGAATGGCACAACGCGCAGAACGAAAGAATCAAATCAACGGCGCACGTTTTGATGAGATCTCGGTTTCCATCGACGTTACACAAAGCAATGGCTATCCCGTAAAACCGAAATTTCAATACGAAACGGCGTGTACATTAGCGGCGGGTTCGAGTCGTCGTCAAGTTTGTTGGGGATTTGCAACCGATTTTCGCTCGATTATTCCAGAAAGACCTTTCAAGTTGATGAATCGCCATTTTGATCGTTCGAGTCGACAGTAATAACGGCCTTTTGCGAAGGAGTGCTCGCCCAAAATTGGCGCATTTCTGCAGACTAACACTTGTCAcctctcctttttctttcattattcttGTTGCTTGCGCACATCTATCGAAATGggggcttcttttttttttctcgccctTCTCTTTTGGCCACTTGTGTCTGGGGCAATCGTCACTGACGAGCAAGCGGAAGTTGCTGTCAACGGCAGAGTCTTGGCATtcattagttttgaaaaatgggtgaaaatgaaaaaaaaaaaagaaaaaaacccaattCTGATTGAAGTGACTGATGATTGCCTTGCTTTCTGGGGAAGCTTCGATTTTCTTCGCACTCTCCAACGCGTTTTACCCAATTTTCACGGCATATTAGTTTTCTGTTGAATTGTTTCGCCCATCGTCTCGTTTCTCGCTTCCTTCTTGGATACAAGCGCCGGACGTTTGCAACGTTAACGAGCTGACAAACATATCGATTCAGCAATCGCGGTGTAGGCCTGTCAACTTACGTCGCGAGCTTTATATCTGCACACCTAATATATTCTGGCGCAAAAGAGGGAAAGATGAACAATTCTCTGACAGCCGTGTATTTGACGCCCGTGCGTCATTACGTAACACGGAAACGTAGTTACTGTTGAATCGATAAAGaaatattcaagaaaaaaagaaaaaaaaaatgaaatagactTCAAGATAAGGAATAAATGTGTGTATTTTTAAGAGCTATTGgacaagaaatatttttttaaaaaggggaaaggCTGTGGGATATAATCGAATAGCAGTTTTGAAAAGCCTTGTTTCGTTTCATCGTTGCGAGGTTTATTGGACAAGAAAGGCTACGACAGGTTCGTCTGGATTGGCAATAGAGATATCAGCTGTGCCATCAGCCAGAACCTGGATGGAAGTGTTGCAATCATCGATAATGTTACAATAGATGCCCTGCGGTAAACCTGtaacaaaacgaaacataTATACAGAACGATCATGTGAAAAAGGAAGATCACTGGGGAGAGGAGCGGCACACGTTCGAATAAATTACCAGTTTGCAAGTTCTTCTGTAGATAACCGCTTTGAGCCATGGCGAAGAAGCCTTTAGCGCCACGGGAGAACGCCACAGCCACGCCGTTGTTCCAGTAGTTTTCCATGGCCGTACCTACGACCGCGTTACGGAATCGGATCTGCGCACGTCGGCAACAATTAGCGCATGTCATTTCCTTAGACGTCATTGTGTCCGAAAAAGATGATATACTTACCATCCGTTTGATGATGTTCCAACGATGCTCGCATACCCAGCCGTTGGCGCAGCTTCCATCCGGATTGATAATGACATCCAGCGTGCTGCAATACCCAAATGCGTACATTATACATGCACGTAGAATTGGTGAGAAACAAATGTATCATCTAGCTTATGCATTACTTGTAAGTGCCGTCATTAGGCGGCGCCTGGTCGGCGAATTCAAAGTAATAGCTGCTCATTAAACGAACGAAACCATAATCCTGTTggaaaaaatgaatgtttaGTATTTTGGTGGGCACATCTTTTACGATTACATACCTGGGCTAGAGTGTACGCTACCGCCTGTTTGTACTGGGCTGGCGTCTTGAACGTGGTGACATCACCTTCATTTTTATATACATCCGTATTGATCGTTTGATTAAACATAAATGAGATGAAAAAAGACATGTTTTGTGGTTAACCAATAGCGGTTTGTGAGGGATGGGGTGGGATAGATCATATAGAtattggataaaaaaaaaaagaaaagaaaagaaaaacaaatgaaggcaTGTGATGTGATGAGACGCATACCAGGTCCTATATTAGAATCACGTTGGAGGTCGTGGTTGTCGACGAAGACGACGGCTCTCTCCGGTATGGACATTCCCCAACTGTAATCAACCAAGTTGCGCAG
Encoded proteins:
- the LOC130703992 gene encoding alpha-amylase-like produces the protein MLRWLLFLSLASHCLALYDPNCNGKQVMVHLFEWKWTDIAAECERYLAGAGFCGQVSPPTEHVILPENNYPWWQRYQPVSYKLYSRSGSEADFVDMVRRCNNVGVRIYVDAVVNHMTGTGRSGTADGGSTYNSVGDARDFPGVPYRAEHFTPRDQCPSGDGNVNDYSNPANVRNCYLVSLTDLYGKLDYVRDAVAGYFNHLIQVGVAGIRIDAAKHMWPEDIAAILSRLNDLPTDQGFPAGSKFYVFQEVIDQNDGAIKVDEYYDTGYVTEFRYCSKIAWGIKDYGQLSNLIDYGWGMARSDRAFIFVDNHDNQRGHGGGGNVIMHEAPRDYKQAVAYTLAQDYGFTRIMSSYYFTNSDEGPPSNGGYSTADVIINADGSCGGGWVCEHRWNVMKKMVEFRNLVAGTTMSNYWNNGNAVAFSRGNKGFFAMAKQGSMTETLQTGLPAGSYCNIIDDCASSIQVGADGTAQVNINNYEEPIMAVCIGCGGGGGTPGPIVTTTAGPTPPPMTGIQRTVVFVKKQTSPGQDLFIRGGVDSAVRPGCSQDITSTCAIDFQIKSLGTSSHYDKYNSWSTGDSRLDWYGVEPGQGSYMGQSAEGTPLAWTSNSASSPGYQSLNSWGEHYWMVEFDMDCSQSENGWFEVKAYLTNGAGWESDINQSTCTGSAGGRAPYTSKNHLGRCGFVNVFDFGMSSCQISPFSA